The following proteins are encoded in a genomic region of Blastopirellula marina:
- a CDS encoding lactate utilization protein C: protein MSSKDHILKSVRNQLVPSVDLPSMQQEWIQYADPVAHFGDVLAAVGGTAVVVEGLDGLAESLAELPVYVDAKKTVSCIDGLMGNIDLDRIDDPHALEDVDFALLPGEFAVAENAAVWVTDAAIRHRVVLFIPQHVGLVLHCPGGQVDDVIVNNLAEAYQKLSWQANQFGCFVSGPSKTADIEQSLVIGAHGARSLHVFFVL, encoded by the coding sequence ATGAGCAGCAAAGATCACATCTTAAAATCGGTCCGCAACCAGTTGGTTCCGTCGGTCGATCTACCCAGCATGCAGCAAGAATGGATTCAGTACGCGGATCCCGTTGCCCACTTTGGCGATGTTCTCGCTGCTGTCGGTGGTACAGCCGTCGTCGTCGAAGGCCTCGATGGATTGGCGGAGTCGCTCGCCGAGCTGCCTGTTTATGTGGACGCGAAGAAGACCGTTAGCTGCATCGACGGATTGATGGGTAATATCGATCTCGATCGGATCGATGATCCCCACGCTTTGGAAGATGTCGACTTCGCCCTTCTGCCTGGCGAATTTGCGGTCGCGGAGAACGCCGCCGTGTGGGTGACCGATGCCGCCATCCGGCATCGGGTTGTGTTATTCATTCCCCAGCACGTCGGCCTCGTGCTGCACTGCCCTGGCGGGCAAGTTGACGATGTGATTGTGAATAACTTAGCCGAGGCCTACCAGAAACTCAGCTGGCAGGCCAACCAGTTCGGCTGCTTCGTCTCAGGCCCCTCCAAGACTGCCGACATCGAGCAGTCCCTTGTCATCGGAGCCCATGGGGCGCGATCGCTGCATGTCTTCTTCGTACTTTGA
- the rlmN gene encoding 23S rRNA (adenine(2503)-C(2))-methyltransferase RlmN yields the protein MIDLVEQIVSHQLEATVKELGQPKFRAKQLREWIVQQRVDSFEAMTNLPKAFREKLAQSCRIWTTTIAKHTSADDGTEKLLVQLHDGGRIECVLLRDGDRRTICISSQVGCAMGCVFCASGLDGVERNLTAGEIAEQMLWLQMLLPEGERLSHIVVMGMGEPLANVDRLLQALNFATDEDGLGISARRITISTVGLPPAINKLAKLDTRFHLAVSLHAPNDELRTQIVPVNKTIGIDSILEAADHYFDVSGRRLTFEYVLLSELNDRPEHAQQLARLLKGRPALLNVIPYNPVPGLPYETPSIHAQQRFREILENYGITVKFRHRKGDKINAACGQLRRLSKENLVPLEGTKS from the coding sequence ATGATTGATCTTGTTGAACAAATCGTAAGCCACCAGTTGGAAGCCACCGTCAAGGAACTCGGCCAACCGAAGTTCCGCGCCAAGCAGTTGCGGGAGTGGATCGTCCAGCAACGGGTCGATTCTTTCGAGGCGATGACGAACCTCCCCAAAGCTTTCAGGGAGAAGCTGGCCCAGTCTTGCCGAATTTGGACAACCACGATCGCCAAGCACACTTCCGCGGATGATGGCACCGAAAAACTGCTGGTTCAGCTCCACGATGGAGGCCGTATCGAATGTGTCTTGCTGCGAGACGGGGATCGGCGAACGATCTGCATTAGCTCGCAAGTAGGCTGCGCCATGGGCTGCGTTTTCTGCGCCTCCGGACTCGACGGTGTCGAACGCAATCTCACAGCAGGAGAAATCGCTGAGCAGATGTTGTGGCTGCAGATGCTGCTGCCTGAGGGCGAACGGCTTAGTCACATCGTGGTGATGGGCATGGGAGAGCCGCTGGCCAATGTTGATCGATTGCTTCAAGCCCTCAATTTCGCAACCGACGAAGATGGCCTGGGGATCAGTGCACGGCGGATTACAATCAGCACCGTCGGGCTGCCGCCGGCCATCAACAAGCTGGCGAAGCTCGACACGCGTTTTCACCTGGCTGTTTCGTTGCATGCCCCCAACGATGAGCTACGCACCCAGATTGTCCCTGTAAACAAGACCATCGGCATCGATTCGATTCTTGAAGCAGCGGACCATTACTTTGATGTAAGCGGACGGCGTCTGACGTTCGAGTACGTTCTTCTTTCCGAACTGAACGATCGCCCAGAACACGCCCAGCAGTTGGCTCGCCTGCTCAAGGGACGCCCTGCTCTTCTGAACGTTATCCCCTATAACCCGGTCCCGGGCCTGCCATACGAAACTCCGTCGATCCACGCCCAACAGCGATTTCGCGAGATCTTGGAGAACTACGGCATTACGGTGAAATTCCGGCACCGCAAGGGGGACAAAATCAACGCCGCTTGCGGTCAACTACGGCGGTTGTCCAAGGAGAATTTGGTGCCACTGGAAGGAACCAAATCGTAA
- a CDS encoding carboxypeptidase-like regulatory domain-containing protein: MGTIFSRTAALAAVIGCLGLMGCQGEPTLPTEYVEGVVTLDGSPVEGASVTFVPVDMTTGISAVGTTDANGVYKLTATQGVDDKMPAPEAGAMPGDYVVTIRKVEAADYVSREEAEAQGIKPTEYAPGQEPKPKYIVPKKYLNPSSTDLKVTVKEGKNDIPFDLKSK, encoded by the coding sequence ATGGGTACAATCTTTTCTAGAACAGCGGCACTTGCCGCGGTGATTGGTTGCCTTGGGCTCATGGGTTGCCAAGGCGAACCCACCCTGCCAACCGAGTATGTTGAAGGTGTCGTGACGCTCGATGGCTCGCCTGTCGAAGGTGCCTCGGTGACCTTTGTGCCAGTCGACATGACCACAGGTATCTCCGCCGTGGGAACAACCGACGCAAACGGCGTGTACAAGCTGACCGCCACTCAAGGGGTCGACGACAAGATGCCAGCCCCAGAAGCTGGTGCGATGCCAGGGGACTACGTGGTGACGATCCGCAAAGTGGAAGCTGCCGATTACGTCTCGCGCGAAGAAGCGGAAGCACAAGGTATCAAGCCAACCGAATATGCTCCTGGGCAAGAACCAAAGCCAAAGTACATCGTTCCCAAGAAGTATTTGAATCCAAGTAGCACGGACCTGAAAGTCACCGTGAAAGAAGGAAAGAACGACATTCCTTTCGATCTCAAATCGAAGTAA
- a CDS encoding DUF1559 domain-containing protein, translating into MTARRNGFTLVELLVVIAIIGVLIALLLPAVQQAREAARRMECNNKLKQLGLACHNFHDTYKRFPASCREPLLKDKQYNDWRDARDRWSYLVVLLPYIEQNALYENMMNSVIGTGDRPWSNIPTSNASIDSFHCPSDGWAKAVADGRGKTSYHANKGDYWLNWDWHETRGVFGRGDQQMHSMATITDGTSNTIMIGEVQVGIQESDNNVGSGVANDIGWSNPMAPSNCLARVGANKTLTGSVSGNDWQKGWRWADAMSVYSQMHTLLPPNGPSCGNNAENYIMVTPTSHHPGGVNILFVDGSVHFIAENINAGNPTLTVQDSATPPAGNPQNYTGPSMYGVWGALGSSAGHEAVSIP; encoded by the coding sequence ATGACTGCGCGACGAAATGGCTTCACGCTTGTGGAGTTGTTAGTGGTGATTGCGATCATCGGGGTGTTAATTGCCCTGCTTTTACCTGCGGTGCAGCAAGCCCGTGAAGCTGCTCGACGAATGGAATGCAACAACAAGCTGAAGCAGCTTGGTCTGGCATGCCATAACTTTCACGACACCTACAAACGCTTTCCGGCAAGCTGTCGTGAACCTCTGCTGAAAGACAAGCAATACAACGACTGGCGTGATGCCCGTGACCGTTGGAGCTACTTGGTCGTGTTGCTTCCGTACATCGAGCAGAACGCGCTGTACGAGAACATGATGAACAGCGTGATTGGTACGGGTGACCGTCCTTGGAGCAACATCCCAACTAGCAATGCATCGATTGACTCGTTCCATTGTCCTTCGGATGGTTGGGCCAAGGCTGTTGCCGACGGTCGTGGTAAGACCAGCTATCACGCCAACAAGGGTGACTACTGGCTCAACTGGGACTGGCACGAAACCCGCGGTGTGTTCGGTCGTGGTGATCAGCAGATGCACAGCATGGCCACGATCACTGACGGTACCAGCAACACGATCATGATCGGTGAAGTTCAAGTTGGTATTCAGGAAAGCGACAACAACGTCGGTTCCGGTGTGGCTAACGACATTGGTTGGTCGAACCCCATGGCTCCATCGAACTGTCTGGCTCGTGTTGGTGCCAACAAGACTCTGACCGGTTCGGTCTCGGGCAACGACTGGCAAAAAGGCTGGCGTTGGGCAGACGCGATGTCCGTCTACTCGCAGATGCACACCTTGTTGCCGCCAAACGGCCCAAGCTGCGGTAACAATGCCGAAAATTACATCATGGTGACACCAACCAGCCATCACCCAGGCGGTGTCAACATTCTCTTCGTTGATGGTTCGGTGCACTTCATCGCTGAAAACATCAATGCAGGTAATCCAACCCTGACCGTTCAGGACTCGGCAACTCCACCAGCTGGTAACCCGCAGAACTACACTGGGCCTTCGATGTATGGTGTCTGGGGTGCTTTGGGGTCCTCGGCCGGTCACGAAGCGGTTTCGATCCCATAG
- a CDS encoding DUF1559 domain-containing protein produces the protein MSIKRHGFTLVELLVVIAIIGVLIALLLPAVQQAREAARRMECTNNLKQFGLGIHNWHDTYGKLPPLVLHSGRASMFVQILPQMEQGNVYDMLNGGNQDTTNKTYLGLHMETNWDRLNQRERESLASIPFMTCPSRRTGSEAIRDSGTSRGPLADYAMVAIRYDISLTNDTTDSTEAEWWNHHNGNDSYHVNMLKSAFIVAKPDLTQSGDAQFEKAKPRHSFARITDGLSNTALVGEKDVTANEFGRCCGGTDNADGSWLFDDGSWREYNASRNIRHRFGRGPNDTGDQTDPDREVGFGSWHPGIVQFLLGDGSVTNLSKNTPELIRRQYGHCSDGTVISRQ, from the coding sequence ATGTCCATTAAGCGACATGGTTTCACTTTGGTGGAATTGCTCGTGGTTATCGCCATCATCGGCGTGCTCATTGCTCTATTATTGCCAGCTGTTCAGCAGGCTCGCGAAGCAGCACGTCGCATGGAATGTACGAACAACTTGAAGCAGTTCGGTCTCGGCATTCACAACTGGCACGATACCTACGGTAAGTTGCCACCGCTGGTTTTGCACTCCGGTCGCGCCAGTATGTTCGTTCAGATCCTGCCCCAAATGGAGCAAGGCAACGTTTACGACATGCTTAATGGTGGCAACCAAGACACGACGAACAAAACCTATCTCGGTCTGCACATGGAGACCAACTGGGACCGTTTGAATCAACGCGAACGCGAATCGTTGGCCAGTATTCCTTTCATGACTTGTCCTTCGCGTCGTACCGGTTCGGAAGCGATTCGCGACAGCGGTACCAGCCGTGGACCACTTGCGGACTACGCCATGGTTGCTATCCGATACGACATTTCGTTGACCAACGATACAACTGATTCCACCGAAGCAGAATGGTGGAACCATCACAACGGTAACGACTCGTACCACGTCAACATGTTGAAGTCAGCCTTCATCGTGGCCAAGCCTGACCTGACTCAATCGGGCGATGCCCAGTTCGAGAAAGCCAAGCCTCGTCACTCGTTCGCTCGGATCACTGACGGTTTGAGCAACACGGCTCTCGTGGGCGAAAAAGACGTGACTGCCAACGAGTTCGGTCGCTGCTGTGGTGGTACCGACAATGCTGACGGTAGCTGGTTGTTCGACGATGGTAGCTGGCGTGAATACAACGCTTCGCGTAACATTCGTCACCGCTTTGGTCGTGGACCAAACGACACCGGCGATCAGACCGACCCTGACCGTGAAGTTGGTTTTGGTAGCTGGCATCCAGGCATCGTTCAGTTCCTCTTGGGTGATGGTTCGGTTACGAACTTGAGCAAGAACACCCCAGAACTGATTCGCCGACAATACGGTCACTGCAGCGACGGTACCGTGATCAGCCGACAGTAG
- a CDS encoding tetratricopeptide repeat protein yields the protein MNWSRDKAARFEDQLAIDEAKRWKRAVATLVVIVLLLVVAMVVLISMMRGDPEDYLRKAREELAVANSSGDLSVKLEHASKARDAAERAVGLDGDSPTASILLAASLVIRKDDPNFLIEETDALQEARSKIDPAETKTVDLIEAGTAFFYAGDNAYANELLTIAYERDQWRAEVLNQLIQVRYDLGAEDEVLELGDELAKLEPNNCLPWVAMSYVFEDRQALEQLVATYRELLKRDCAEQDLTRWKLIERLIEIGLAGEAQQEWDKFVTNSPEAAKAKVTTRAKLLFLQGKIEETEELVVEALEKNPDSVDAMLLRGQVAMARGNAEKAIEDFQKLSKIDPTHPQVHYLLGQAYAKAGMRELATKELAMHEKLSTALVTLHGMERFAAKDTSNAGIRWAIAAKYEELGLDEIAEYWREQARAIQNR from the coding sequence ATGAATTGGTCGAGGGACAAGGCCGCTCGCTTTGAAGATCAACTAGCGATTGATGAGGCCAAGCGATGGAAGCGTGCCGTGGCAACACTCGTTGTCATCGTTCTGCTTTTGGTTGTCGCTATGGTTGTGCTGATAAGCATGATGCGCGGCGACCCGGAGGACTATCTACGTAAGGCCCGCGAAGAACTCGCCGTGGCCAACAGCTCCGGCGATCTATCGGTGAAGCTAGAGCATGCCTCGAAAGCTCGAGATGCCGCTGAGCGTGCCGTGGGGTTGGATGGTGACTCGCCCACTGCGAGCATCCTGTTGGCGGCTTCTTTAGTGATTCGTAAGGACGATCCGAATTTTCTCATCGAGGAGACCGATGCCCTGCAAGAGGCTCGCAGTAAGATCGATCCGGCAGAGACCAAAACCGTTGATCTTATTGAGGCTGGGACAGCATTTTTCTACGCGGGTGACAACGCTTATGCTAATGAGCTACTCACGATTGCCTATGAGCGAGATCAGTGGCGAGCGGAGGTTCTCAATCAGTTGATTCAAGTGCGGTACGACCTGGGGGCCGAAGACGAGGTTCTGGAGCTAGGCGACGAGTTGGCGAAGCTGGAGCCTAATAATTGCTTGCCGTGGGTTGCCATGTCGTACGTTTTCGAGGATCGCCAGGCGTTAGAACAATTGGTGGCGACCTATCGCGAACTTCTCAAACGCGATTGTGCCGAACAAGACTTAACGCGTTGGAAGCTGATTGAACGGCTAATCGAAATCGGTCTGGCTGGGGAGGCACAACAAGAGTGGGACAAGTTTGTGACCAACTCCCCCGAAGCTGCCAAGGCGAAGGTAACGACGAGAGCGAAGTTGCTGTTCCTGCAAGGCAAGATCGAGGAAACGGAAGAACTGGTTGTCGAGGCCTTGGAAAAGAACCCCGATAGTGTCGACGCCATGCTGTTGCGAGGACAAGTCGCGATGGCAAGAGGGAATGCTGAAAAAGCGATCGAAGACTTCCAGAAATTGAGTAAGATCGATCCAACGCATCCACAAGTGCATTATCTGCTTGGTCAGGCTTACGCAAAGGCCGGCATGCGGGAATTAGCTACCAAAGAGTTGGCGATGCACGAGAAGTTGTCGACTGCACTCGTTACACTTCACGGCATGGAGCGTTTTGCCGCGAAAGACACGAGCAACGCTGGTATTCGGTGGGCCATCGCAGCGAAGTACGAAGAGCTTGGGCTCGATGAAATCGCCGAGTATTGGCGCGAGCAAGCTCGTGCGATTCAAAATCGCTAG
- a CDS encoding MOSC domain-containing protein translates to MSDTAVIMQLAVGMPQEYGNPEATDPMDKPWSTGFFKQPVSSPVSLKHLGFDGDGVADHVNHGGADKAVLCYSAEHYPVWREEFRQIDSISQRLAVEQFGPGAFGENLTILGQSEDTVCLGDTYEVGQAAIQISQPRQPCWKLGRRWRMKQLTALAVSTGRMGWYVRILREGELSAGQEVRLIGRLLPDWPISRLNELFYHDRHNVQDAEIMANCPVLAAAWRAEFRKRIEKSAS, encoded by the coding sequence TTGTCAGATACAGCAGTAATCATGCAGTTGGCCGTGGGGATGCCGCAAGAATATGGTAATCCTGAGGCAACGGACCCAATGGATAAGCCTTGGAGCACTGGCTTCTTTAAGCAGCCAGTTAGCAGCCCCGTTTCGCTGAAGCATCTCGGATTTGATGGGGACGGAGTTGCTGACCATGTAAATCATGGGGGAGCGGACAAAGCCGTTCTCTGCTATTCAGCAGAGCACTATCCCGTTTGGCGGGAAGAGTTTCGGCAGATTGATTCGATTTCTCAACGACTTGCCGTCGAGCAATTCGGGCCAGGAGCGTTCGGGGAGAATCTCACCATTCTCGGCCAATCGGAAGATACGGTTTGCCTGGGAGATACCTACGAAGTGGGGCAAGCCGCGATTCAAATTTCGCAGCCGCGGCAACCGTGTTGGAAGCTGGGACGACGGTGGCGAATGAAGCAACTCACGGCACTGGCAGTCTCGACCGGGCGAATGGGCTGGTACGTTCGCATACTACGCGAAGGAGAATTGTCTGCCGGGCAGGAGGTGCGTTTGATCGGTCGACTGCTACCAGATTGGCCAATTTCTCGCCTCAATGAACTGTTCTACCACGATCGTCATAATGTCCAGGATGCGGAGATCATGGCCAATTGCCCTGTTTTGGCTGCGGCGTGGCGAGCTGAATTTCGAAAGCGAATCGAAAAATCTGCCAGCTAG
- a CDS encoding DUF1501 domain-containing protein → MLVIPGSKAKDVCDPHLGATRRDLLRVGGSAMLGLSLGQMLNLQSNQAQAADLATHGPNFGKAKSIILVYLQGGPSHLDLWDPKDNVPDNVKSVFKRIGSKVPGMDLTENLPKLAQQTDKLSLIRSMSYTPVGLFNHTAAIYQMHTGYTADKVSPSGQLEPPTPKDFPNFGCNIIKFKPPEVPMLPFVMMPRPLQESNVVNKSGTAGFLGRAYDPYYLFPPGGDMDMNKMDNINVDDLKLRPEVTSTRLGRRAHLRDMINAGMPALDKAVQSYDLDKYYETALNLISSGRARDAFDLSKETDKTRDTYGRNTFGQSLLLARRLVEAGTRVVEVIWPKVANSDNHSWDHHVDLSKRMKNQSAPMLDSGLSALIGDLDDRGMLDETLVVAVGEFGRSPQRGVSTSGNNNSADGRDHWPYCYTACVAGAGIARGQVYGESDETASAPKDNPVHPIELLATMYHAIGIDPQTIVYNHLNQPRELVKAEAVTALFG, encoded by the coding sequence ATGCTCGTCATCCCTGGCAGCAAAGCGAAGGACGTCTGCGATCCCCATCTTGGGGCAACGCGACGCGATCTGTTGCGAGTCGGTGGTTCCGCCATGCTGGGCCTCTCGCTGGGACAGATGCTCAACCTCCAATCCAACCAAGCTCAAGCAGCCGATCTTGCCACCCACGGACCTAACTTCGGTAAGGCTAAGAGCATTATCCTGGTTTATTTGCAGGGCGGCCCAAGCCATCTCGACCTGTGGGACCCTAAAGATAATGTGCCTGATAATGTGAAAAGCGTTTTCAAACGCATCGGCAGCAAGGTCCCCGGCATGGACTTAACCGAGAACTTGCCGAAGCTCGCCCAACAGACCGACAAGCTTTCGCTGATTCGCTCAATGAGCTACACGCCGGTCGGCTTGTTCAATCACACGGCCGCGATTTACCAAATGCACACTGGGTACACGGCCGACAAAGTGAGCCCTAGCGGTCAGCTCGAGCCCCCCACGCCGAAAGACTTCCCCAACTTCGGCTGTAACATTATCAAGTTCAAGCCGCCCGAAGTCCCGATGTTGCCGTTCGTGATGATGCCCCGTCCGCTGCAGGAAAGCAACGTCGTCAATAAGTCAGGCACAGCCGGCTTTCTCGGCCGAGCCTACGATCCGTATTATCTGTTCCCGCCCGGGGGTGATATGGATATGAACAAGATGGACAACATCAACGTCGACGACCTAAAGCTCCGCCCGGAAGTAACTAGCACGCGCCTCGGACGACGAGCCCATCTGCGTGACATGATCAACGCCGGCATGCCAGCGCTCGACAAAGCCGTTCAATCGTACGATCTGGATAAATACTACGAGACCGCGTTGAATCTGATCTCCAGCGGTCGTGCTCGTGACGCGTTCGATCTTTCCAAAGAAACGGACAAGACGCGGGACACTTATGGCCGAAACACGTTTGGCCAAAGCTTGTTGCTGGCTCGCCGATTGGTTGAAGCAGGCACGCGAGTTGTCGAAGTGATTTGGCCCAAGGTTGCCAACTCCGACAATCACAGTTGGGACCATCACGTTGACCTGTCCAAACGGATGAAGAACCAATCCGCTCCGATGCTCGACTCGGGACTTTCCGCGTTAATCGGCGACTTGGACGATCGTGGAATGCTAGATGAAACCTTGGTTGTTGCCGTAGGTGAATTCGGTCGCAGTCCACAACGCGGTGTGAGCACTTCCGGCAACAACAACAGTGCCGATGGCCGCGACCACTGGCCTTATTGTTACACGGCGTGTGTTGCCGGTGCCGGCATCGCACGTGGCCAGGTCTACGGCGAGTCGGACGAAACCGCTTCCGCGCCGAAAGATAACCCAGTTCATCCGATCGAGTTGCTTGCTACGATGTATCACGCAATTGGAATCGACCCTCAAACCATTGTGTATAACCACCTAAATCAGCCCCGCGAGCTAGTGAAGGCCGAAGCCGTTACGGCACTCTTCGGCTAA
- a CDS encoding CRTAC1 family protein, which produces MFHSISKATRLIGVAFLFLVPAWVGCTSQPADDSEIESPDSAAVVEDADAESPRTSALLPSELPREPIDRQPQDSDWFEEVAKGSGVDHVYRAGFESSLYTLLETVGGGVAMVDYDQDGDIDLFFSGGGVIEKGTPVITKGLPSRLFRNDGNWKFTDVTEELKIPTQPFYSHGCSTADFNRDGWPDLLVAGYGGVQLLRNDEGHGFIDVTQDSGLAEHKHWYVQGSWLDFDNDGFLDLYLMTYADWAPDPNRTCHNERNQRDVCGPTLFEGQRDALLRNQQDGTFSDITEKSGLVPENRGLGIISADFNEDQLTDIFVGNDVQFNQLYLGQKELPFVEEGLLAGVAVSSRGEREGTMGVAIGDCNRDGLPDLWYTNFANQDNSLCLKESAETTLFQNATVNVGLAGVSRPWVGFGTVLADFNHDGWLDIFIANGHVGYERLESPYFQPPQLFQSKEGKQFQEISKEAGPYFAGKYSGRGVAVGDLNNDGALDLVIVHQDEPVALLKNRLSCPHWVRLQLMGTKSNVDGIGAKVNLLNQELPFSTWVTGSDSYASSSDRRVLFALDDDSPVDVEVTWMSGTKEVFSNLQPQETHELVEGQGRSL; this is translated from the coding sequence GTGTTTCATTCGATATCGAAGGCCACTCGCTTGATTGGAGTGGCCTTTCTTTTTTTGGTGCCAGCCTGGGTTGGGTGTACCTCTCAGCCAGCGGATGACAGCGAGATCGAATCACCTGATTCGGCGGCTGTCGTCGAAGATGCTGACGCAGAATCTCCGCGTACATCGGCACTGCTTCCCTCGGAACTGCCACGCGAGCCAATCGATCGACAACCTCAAGACAGCGACTGGTTTGAAGAGGTCGCCAAAGGTAGTGGTGTCGATCATGTCTACCGAGCCGGGTTTGAATCGTCGCTTTACACGTTGCTCGAAACCGTGGGCGGAGGTGTCGCGATGGTCGACTACGATCAAGATGGCGACATCGACCTGTTTTTTAGCGGTGGTGGTGTCATTGAGAAAGGAACTCCGGTAATTACCAAAGGATTGCCATCCCGACTCTTTCGAAACGATGGCAATTGGAAATTCACCGACGTTACCGAAGAACTCAAGATTCCAACTCAGCCGTTCTATTCCCATGGCTGCAGCACAGCTGACTTCAATCGCGATGGTTGGCCTGATTTGCTGGTCGCTGGTTACGGTGGCGTGCAACTACTTAGGAATGATGAGGGGCATGGTTTCATTGATGTGACCCAGGATTCAGGTCTAGCCGAACATAAGCACTGGTACGTTCAAGGAAGTTGGCTCGATTTCGACAACGACGGATTCCTTGATCTTTACCTCATGACTTATGCTGATTGGGCTCCAGATCCTAATCGAACCTGTCACAACGAACGCAACCAACGTGATGTATGCGGCCCAACGCTCTTCGAGGGGCAGCGCGATGCGCTGCTGCGTAATCAGCAAGATGGCACCTTTTCGGATATCACGGAAAAGTCGGGTTTAGTTCCTGAGAACCGAGGCTTAGGGATCATCAGCGCCGATTTTAACGAAGATCAGTTAACGGACATCTTCGTCGGCAATGATGTCCAGTTCAATCAGCTATACCTCGGCCAAAAAGAGCTCCCATTTGTTGAGGAAGGACTTCTCGCAGGAGTTGCCGTTTCCTCGCGTGGCGAACGTGAAGGAACGATGGGTGTAGCGATTGGCGACTGTAATCGCGACGGGCTGCCAGACCTTTGGTACACGAATTTTGCCAATCAAGACAATTCCCTCTGCTTGAAAGAAAGCGCGGAGACAACCCTGTTTCAGAACGCCACCGTGAATGTTGGCCTGGCTGGCGTTTCACGGCCGTGGGTTGGCTTTGGCACGGTTTTGGCTGATTTTAATCACGATGGTTGGCTTGATATCTTCATTGCGAATGGACATGTGGGATACGAACGCTTGGAAAGTCCCTACTTTCAGCCTCCACAGCTTTTCCAAAGCAAAGAAGGAAAGCAATTTCAGGAAATCTCGAAAGAGGCTGGGCCTTATTTCGCCGGCAAGTATTCTGGGCGCGGCGTTGCCGTCGGAGATTTGAACAACGATGGCGCTCTCGATTTGGTGATTGTTCACCAGGACGAACCGGTCGCGCTGCTTAAGAATCGCCTTTCTTGCCCGCATTGGGTCCGGCTACAATTGATGGGAACCAAATCCAACGTCGATGGTATTGGTGCTAAGGTGAACTTGTTGAATCAAGAGCTTCCTTTTTCGACTTGGGTGACTGGCTCAGACAGTTATGCCTCTTCGTCAGATCGACGCGTCCTGTTCGCACTCGACGATGACTCTCCCGTCGACGTCGAAGTAACCTGGATGTCGGGCACCAAGGAAGTTTTCTCAAACCTTCAACCACAAGAAACGCATGAATTGGTCGAGGGACAAGGCCGCTCGCTTTGA